The genomic region CGCGAGCCCACGCGTGGGAGTAGGTGAACAACCATGCCAGTCTACGTCAACAAAGAGATCCCAGCCGACCTCCAAGAGGACGCCCTCGAGGCCCTCGAGGTCGCACGAGACACAGGTAGCGTAAAGAAAGGAACCAACGAGACCACCAAGGCCGTCGAGCGCGGCAACGCCTCGGTCGTCTACGTCGCAGAGGACGTCTCCCCCGAGGAGATCGTCATGCACCTTCCCGAGCTCGCCAACGAGAAGGGCATCCCGGTCGTCTTCATCGAGACCCAGGACGACGTCGGCCACGCGGCCGGCCTCGAAGTCGGCAGCGCGGCCGCCGCCATCGTCGACGCTGGTGACGCCTCGAGCGACGTCGAGGACATCGCCACCAAGGTCGAGGACCTGTAGAGGTAATCCATGAGTGCCGAAGAGTCTACA from Haloarchaeobius sp. HME9146 harbors:
- the rpl7ae gene encoding 50S ribosomal protein L7Ae, which gives rise to MPVYVNKEIPADLQEDALEALEVARDTGSVKKGTNETTKAVERGNASVVYVAEDVSPEEIVMHLPELANEKGIPVVFIETQDDVGHAAGLEVGSAAAAIVDAGDASSDVEDIATKVEDL